From one Electrophorus electricus isolate fEleEle1 chromosome 20, fEleEle1.pri, whole genome shotgun sequence genomic stretch:
- the LOC113572454 gene encoding translocon-associated protein subunit alpha-like — MYKFCLNLFLVFLLAFPCGLNAVGTVFAETDAEQAYASEDAAVEEGEDDEDEALVEETQTGDKYDADDLDKNSQDTDVTSHPDADTTIIFITGEDFPANEIVKFLVGFTNKGSQDFTVQSLEASFHYPQDYQFFIQNFTALPLGTVIKPNKQASFEYSFIPAQPMAGRPFGLVILLNYLDSEGGAFQSAVYNQTVTITEVDECLDGETIFMYIFLSGLFVLMVFGMYQVLESRMKKRVPMKVETSTGGLNDADISWIPPETLNIMKKTSPRASPRKRVTRSAGSTDQ, encoded by the exons ATGTATAAGTTttgtttgaatttatttttggtgtttcttCTTGCATTTCCATGTGGCCTTAATGCTGTCG GGACAGTATTTGCAGAGACTGATGCAGAACAAGCATATGCTTCAGAGGATGCTGCAGTAGAAGAGGgagaagatgatgaagatgaggcaCTAGTTGAAGAGACTCAAACAGGAGACAAA TATGATGCTGATGATTTGGATAAAAATTCCCAGGACACAGATGTAACATCACATCCTGATGCAGACACAACAATCATCTTTATCACTGGAGAAG actTTCCTGCCAATGAAATTGTGAAATTTCTTGTGGGTTTCACAAATAAGGGCAGCCAGGATTTTACAGTGCAGTCTCTGGAGGCTTCCTTCCATTATCCCCAAGACTATCAATTCTTCATCCAAAAT TTCACAGCTTTGCCCCTGGGTACAGTGATAAAGCCTAATAAACAGGCTTCTTTTGAGTATTCCTTCATTCCAGCTCAGCCTATGGCTGGCCGTCCTTTCGGGTTGGTCATTTTATTGAACTACCTTGACAGTGAG GGCGGTGCTTTCCAGAGTGCAGTGTACAACCAGACTGTGACCATCACCGAAGTGGATGAATGCCTGGATGGAGAAAC AATATTCATGTACATTTTCCTCAGTGGATTGTTTGTACTGATGGTCTTTGGAATGTATCAGGTCCTGGAGTCACGAATG AAAAAGCGAGTTCCAATGAAAGTTGAGACAAGCACTGGTGGACTGAATGATGCGGATATTAGCTGGATACCCCCAGAGACCCTCAACATCATGA AGAAAACATCCCCAAGAGCCTCCCCGAGAAAACGAGTCACAAGATCAGCAGGCAGCACAGACCAGTAA